In Haloarchaeobius litoreus, the following are encoded in one genomic region:
- a CDS encoding nuclear transport factor 2 family protein has protein sequence MTPEETVLDYYEALRRGEPLYPYFVERAETWKAAISTEYSGYDAVSEALREQSRTTDEWTVESEALSVTERGELALFTDAVRLAWTNVETGQRFGFDSRWSGVLEPIDGDDEEWGFVQMHVSAPQTF, from the coding sequence ATGACTCCCGAGGAGACCGTCCTGGACTACTACGAGGCGTTGCGCCGGGGCGAGCCGCTGTACCCGTACTTCGTCGAGCGTGCGGAGACGTGGAAGGCCGCCATCAGCACCGAGTACAGCGGCTACGACGCCGTCAGCGAGGCGCTGCGAGAGCAATCACGGACCACCGACGAGTGGACCGTCGAGAGCGAGGCGCTGTCGGTCACCGAGCGCGGGGAGCTGGCGCTGTTCACCGACGCGGTCCGGCTCGCGTGGACGAACGTCGAGACGGGCCAGCGGTTCGGCTTCGACTCCCGCTGGAGCGGCGTGCTCGAACCCATCGACGGCGACGACGAGGAGTGGGGGTTCGTCCAGATGCACGTCTCGGCACCCCAGACGTTCTGA
- a CDS encoding zinc-dependent metalloprotease, producing the protein MNLFHSVRAVASSGNGEGAIDWDAVVEAARAGTRPGSVDLTAAERSGYATDVRDARDRVREVAAIDFDVPDTIEIQHRHHWIDANVATFRRVLEPLEGQQADFLPGVARAVNTGTMSFMLGFLARNVLGQYDPLLLADEVDADHALYFVHPNIRQVAADLHVDFPRFRRWIAFHEVTHAAEFGAAPWLSDYLEERMEEGLDDLSHGGFDREAFREMNVAMTVVEGYAELLMDHAFDDEYADLRAKVDARRQGGGPLSKLAKRLLGLGLKRQQYERGKRFFEGVAALRGLEAAGLVWESHENLPTDDELDDPGAWVSRMGI; encoded by the coding sequence GTGAACCTCTTTCATAGCGTCCGGGCGGTCGCATCCTCCGGGAACGGCGAGGGTGCTATCGACTGGGACGCCGTCGTCGAGGCGGCCCGTGCCGGCACCCGGCCGGGGTCGGTCGACCTGACCGCCGCCGAGCGGTCGGGATACGCGACCGACGTGCGGGACGCCCGTGACCGCGTCCGGGAGGTCGCCGCCATCGACTTCGACGTGCCGGACACCATCGAGATACAGCACCGCCACCACTGGATCGACGCCAACGTCGCCACCTTCCGGCGGGTGCTCGAACCGCTGGAGGGCCAGCAGGCCGACTTCCTCCCCGGCGTCGCACGCGCCGTCAACACCGGGACGATGTCGTTCATGCTCGGCTTCCTCGCGCGGAACGTCCTCGGCCAGTACGACCCGCTGTTGCTCGCCGACGAGGTCGACGCCGACCACGCGCTCTACTTCGTCCACCCGAACATCCGGCAGGTCGCCGCCGACCTCCACGTCGACTTCCCCCGGTTCCGGCGCTGGATCGCCTTCCACGAGGTGACCCACGCCGCCGAGTTCGGGGCCGCACCGTGGCTCTCCGACTACCTCGAAGAACGGATGGAGGAGGGGCTGGATGACCTCTCCCACGGCGGCTTCGACCGCGAGGCGTTCCGCGAGATGAACGTCGCGATGACCGTCGTCGAGGGCTACGCAGAGTTGCTGATGGACCACGCCTTCGACGACGAGTACGCCGACCTCCGCGCGAAGGTCGACGCCCGCAGACAGGGCGGTGGCCCCCTCTCGAAGCTCGCGAAGCGACTGCTCGGGCTCGGTCTGAAACGGCAGCAGTACGAGCGCGGCAAGAGGTTCTTCGAGGGCGTCGCAGCCCTGCGCGGGCTGGAGGCCGCAGGCCTCGTCTGGGAGTCGCACGAGAACCTGCCGACCGACGACGAGCTCGACGACCCCGGCGCGTGGGTCAGCCGGATGGGCATCTAG
- a CDS encoding M20/M25/M40 family metallo-hydrolase translates to MDETEREFLTELLETPSPSGYETHGQRVWVEYVEQFADEVRTDAYGNAVAVAEGSDDAPSVAFTGHADEIGFAVNRIDDDGFLHLAPIGGSDRTVSKGQHVTVHTGDGPVSGVVTQTAIHLRERDGDEFEDITQQTVDIGAEDGDAARETVEVGDPITFSSGVEELMGSRLAGRALDNRVGTWAAAEGLRRAAEADVDATVYAISTVQEELGAQGARMVGSEVDADAVVVVDVSHVSDYPGGKADKAGDTELGGGPIVGRGGANHPVVAQAVRKAAADADIDVQLQADPNAGGTDARSFYTARGGVPTLNLGVPNRYMHTPVEVVDTEDLDAVADLLAAFAGQSVEYDSYAVDV, encoded by the coding sequence ATGGACGAGACCGAACGCGAGTTCCTGACGGAGCTGCTGGAGACGCCGAGCCCGTCGGGCTACGAGACGCACGGACAGCGGGTCTGGGTCGAGTACGTCGAGCAGTTCGCCGACGAGGTACGCACGGACGCATACGGCAACGCCGTGGCCGTCGCCGAGGGGAGCGACGACGCCCCCTCGGTGGCGTTCACCGGCCACGCCGACGAGATCGGCTTCGCCGTCAACCGCATCGACGACGACGGCTTCCTCCACCTCGCACCCATCGGCGGCTCCGACCGGACCGTCTCGAAGGGCCAGCACGTCACGGTGCACACCGGCGACGGCCCGGTGTCGGGCGTCGTGACCCAGACCGCCATCCACCTGCGCGAGCGCGACGGCGACGAGTTCGAGGACATCACCCAGCAGACCGTCGACATCGGTGCGGAGGACGGCGACGCCGCCCGCGAGACCGTCGAGGTCGGCGACCCCATCACCTTCTCCAGCGGCGTCGAGGAGCTCATGGGCAGCCGCCTCGCGGGCCGCGCGCTCGACAACCGGGTCGGCACCTGGGCCGCCGCCGAGGGGCTGCGTCGGGCCGCCGAGGCCGACGTGGACGCGACGGTGTACGCCATCTCGACCGTACAGGAGGAGCTCGGCGCGCAGGGGGCGAGGATGGTCGGCTCGGAGGTCGACGCCGACGCGGTCGTCGTCGTCGACGTCTCCCACGTCTCGGACTACCCCGGCGGGAAGGCGGACAAGGCGGGCGACACCGAGCTGGGCGGCGGTCCCATCGTCGGCCGGGGCGGCGCGAACCACCCGGTAGTCGCACAGGCCGTCCGGAAGGCAGCCGCGGACGCGGACATCGACGTGCAGCTGCAGGCCGACCCGAACGCCGGCGGCACCGACGCGCGTTCGTTCTACACGGCACGGGGCGGCGTGCCGACGCTGAACCTCGGCGTCCCGAACCGCTACATGCATACGCCGGTCGAGGTCGTCGACACCGAGGACCTCGACGCCGTCGCCGACCTGCTCGCCGCGTTCGCCGGACAGAGCGTCGAGTACGACTCGTACGCCGTCGACGTGTAA
- a CDS encoding LSM domain-containing protein, producing the protein MSESSGRPLDVLEASVGEQVTVRLKGGEEYDGELTGYDQHMNLVLDRGDNTTIIRGDNVVSITP; encoded by the coding sequence ATGAGTGAATCGAGTGGCCGACCGCTTGACGTGCTCGAAGCCTCCGTCGGCGAGCAGGTCACGGTCCGACTGAAAGGTGGCGAGGAGTACGACGGCGAACTCACGGGCTACGACCAGCACATGAACCTCGTACTGGACCGAGGCGACAACACAACCATTATACGCGGCGACAACGTCGTTTCGATAACTCCATGA
- a CDS encoding 50S ribosomal protein L37e, whose product MTGAGTPSQGKKNITTHVKCRRCGEKSYHVKKSVCSSCGFGKSAKRRDYEWQSKAGE is encoded by the coding sequence ATGACCGGTGCAGGAACCCCCTCTCAAGGTAAAAAGAACATCACGACGCACGTCAAGTGCCGACGGTGTGGCGAGAAGTCCTATCACGTGAAGAAAAGCGTCTGCTCCTCGTGTGGCTTCGGCAAGTCCGCCAAGCGCCGCGACTACGAGTGGCAGTCGAAGGCCGGCGAGTAA
- the purF gene encoding amidophosphoribosyltransferase gives MTHGSGQSPHRSGPTEKCGVVGVALDDRAAARPLYYSLYALQHRGQESAGIVTHDGFQQHDHVSMGLVGDAFDEADIERLNGESGIGHVRYPTAGSLDKSCAQPFTVSFKSGSLALSHNGNLVNADEIRDELAGLGHAFTSDGDTEVIAHDLARNLLEADLVRAVKRTMSRIHGSYSLTIMHDETVLGVRDPEGNRPLCIGELEDGYVLASESAAIDTLDGDLVRDVEPGELVVLHEDGSGFDSYQLVERENTAHCFFEHVYFARPDSVIDDELVYEVRRELGRQLWDESGIETDVVMPVPDSGRAFASGYAEASQEAGAGTEFAEGLMKNRYVGRTFIMPTQDERERAVRLKLNPIKSTVEGKTVTLIDDSIVRGTTSTQLVALLKDCGAEEVHMRIGAPPIVAPCYMGIDMATREELIAANQDVDDIRDAIEADSLSYLSIDAVAKALSRSRADLCLGCVTGEYPYDIDGEATDREVERPVIEGADLAADD, from the coding sequence ATGACACACGGGTCGGGGCAGTCCCCGCACCGGAGCGGACCAACCGAGAAATGCGGCGTCGTCGGCGTCGCGCTCGACGACCGCGCCGCCGCGCGGCCGCTGTACTACTCGCTCTACGCGCTCCAGCACCGCGGGCAGGAGTCCGCGGGCATCGTCACCCACGACGGGTTCCAGCAGCACGACCACGTCTCGATGGGGCTCGTCGGCGACGCCTTCGACGAGGCCGACATCGAGCGGCTCAACGGCGAGTCCGGCATCGGCCACGTGCGCTACCCGACCGCAGGCAGCCTCGACAAGTCCTGCGCACAGCCGTTCACCGTCTCGTTCAAGTCCGGCTCGCTCGCCCTCTCCCACAACGGGAACCTCGTCAACGCCGACGAGATCCGCGACGAGCTGGCGGGGCTCGGGCACGCGTTCACCTCCGACGGCGACACCGAGGTCATCGCCCACGACCTCGCGCGGAACCTGCTGGAGGCCGACCTCGTGCGCGCGGTCAAGCGCACGATGAGCCGCATCCACGGCTCGTACTCGCTGACCATCATGCACGACGAGACCGTCCTCGGGGTGCGCGACCCCGAGGGCAACCGTCCGCTCTGCATCGGCGAGCTGGAGGACGGCTACGTGCTCGCCTCCGAATCGGCCGCCATCGACACGCTCGACGGCGACCTCGTCCGCGACGTCGAGCCCGGCGAGCTCGTCGTCCTCCACGAGGACGGCTCCGGCTTCGACTCCTACCAGCTCGTCGAGCGCGAGAACACCGCGCACTGCTTCTTCGAGCACGTCTACTTCGCGCGCCCCGACTCCGTCATCGACGACGAGCTCGTCTACGAGGTCCGACGCGAGCTCGGTCGCCAGCTCTGGGACGAGTCTGGCATCGAGACCGACGTGGTGATGCCCGTCCCCGACTCCGGGCGCGCGTTCGCCTCCGGCTACGCGGAGGCCTCACAGGAGGCCGGTGCTGGAACCGAGTTCGCGGAGGGCCTGATGAAGAACCGCTACGTCGGCCGGACGTTCATCATGCCCACCCAGGACGAGCGCGAGCGCGCCGTCCGCCTGAAGCTCAACCCCATCAAGTCGACCGTCGAGGGCAAGACGGTGACGCTCATCGACGACTCCATCGTCCGCGGGACGACCTCGACCCAGCTCGTCGCCCTGCTCAAAGACTGCGGCGCGGAGGAGGTCCACATGCGCATCGGCGCGCCGCCCATCGTCGCGCCCTGCTACATGGGCATCGACATGGCCACCCGCGAGGAGCTCATCGCGGCCAACCAGGACGTCGACGACATCCGCGACGCCATCGAGGCCGACTCGCTCTCCTACCTCTCCATCGACGCCGTCGCGAAGGCGCTGAGCCGTTCGCGCGCAGACCTCTGTCTCGGCTGTGTCACCGGCGAGTACCCGTACGACATCGACGGCGAGGCCACCGACCGCGAGGTCGAGCGTCCGGTCATCGAGGGAGCGGACCTCGCGGCCGACGACTGA
- a CDS encoding GNAT family N-acetyltransferase encodes MPGAPFLEGDSVDLCTIEKDDAEFLTEALNDPEVRVPLGIAEPKNETQHEEWIEEQVSSDEGFNLLVVADDEPVGVINSNWLSERHGHAVMSAWLASDAQGQGYGADATSTFIDFLIDERRMETVRAEAFAFNERSNAMLQSIGMERVGTIPNWAFVDGEHHDSHIYAVTADQWRNRN; translated from the coding sequence ATGCCCGGAGCACCCTTCCTGGAGGGCGACAGCGTCGACCTCTGCACCATCGAGAAAGACGACGCCGAGTTCCTCACCGAGGCCCTGAACGACCCCGAGGTTCGCGTGCCACTCGGCATCGCCGAGCCGAAGAACGAGACACAGCACGAGGAGTGGATCGAGGAGCAGGTGTCCAGCGACGAGGGCTTCAACCTCCTCGTCGTCGCCGACGACGAGCCGGTCGGCGTCATCAACTCGAACTGGCTGAGCGAGCGCCACGGCCACGCGGTCATGTCGGCGTGGCTCGCGAGCGACGCCCAAGGCCAGGGCTACGGGGCCGATGCCACGAGCACCTTCATCGACTTCCTCATCGACGAGCGACGCATGGAGACGGTGCGAGCGGAGGCGTTCGCGTTCAACGAGCGGTCCAACGCGATGCTCCAGTCCATCGGTATGGAGCGCGTCGGCACCATCCCGAACTGGGCGTTCGTCGACGGCGAGCACCACGACTCGCACATCTACGCCGTCACGGCCGACCAGTGGCGGAACCGGAACTGA
- a CDS encoding DUF420 domain-containing protein, which yields MQQTVKRNVPAVTAVLSIVSLALVFGAARQLIPRSLLPAAPAWVLSAIPHVNAAISVVAVVVILAGLRAVKQGRYDRHRTLMLTGVVLFVAFLALYLYKVALKGPNSFPGSGVAELAYLAILAIHMILAIACIPLLYYVLLLAVTRPMSELSETAHPKIGRIAAPLWLISFVLGTVVYVLLYLVPASVY from the coding sequence ATGCAACAGACGGTCAAGCGGAACGTTCCGGCGGTGACAGCCGTCCTCTCCATCGTCTCGCTGGCGCTGGTCTTCGGCGCGGCGCGACAGCTTATCCCCCGTTCGCTGCTGCCGGCCGCGCCGGCGTGGGTGCTCTCGGCCATTCCACACGTGAACGCCGCCATCAGCGTCGTCGCCGTCGTCGTCATCCTCGCGGGACTGCGCGCCGTCAAACAGGGCCGGTACGACCGCCACCGGACGCTCATGCTGACCGGCGTCGTCCTGTTCGTCGCGTTCCTCGCGCTCTACCTCTACAAGGTCGCGCTGAAGGGGCCGAACTCGTTCCCCGGCTCGGGCGTGGCGGAGCTCGCGTACCTCGCCATCCTGGCGATCCACATGATACTCGCCATCGCGTGCATCCCGCTGCTGTACTACGTGCTCCTGCTCGCGGTGACCCGACCGATGAGCGAGCTCTCCGAGACGGCCCACCCGAAGATCGGGCGGATCGCCGCCCCGCTGTGGCTGATCTCGTTCGTCCTCGGCACGGTCGTCTACGTCCTGCTGTACCTGGTGCCGGCGAGCGTCTACTGA
- a CDS encoding plastocyanin/azurin family copper-binding protein: MHDTDDTATKRRRTVLKATGTTLLLGSLAGCSSDGGGDGTPTATETPTATAEPSTDPPTTTDEPDQMSDDGDGSGGQTTESTVVEVGPGGEYVFEPGTDEPLYITPGTEVLFGWESDSHNIAVESTPAGSSWEGYPEVENAGFTYRHTFETKGTFEFLCEPHQSIGMVGEIVVTETGAPPETGTEHPDGPVRLGDDGTAQISVGADGGFVYEPGTERPVSVPPGTRVTFVWESDSHNVYMESMPEDSDWTNEDGVVFDAGHERTHTFEATGRYEFVCQPHESLGERGVLLVESTE; this comes from the coding sequence ATGCACGACACAGACGACACAGCAACGAAGCGACGGCGCACCGTACTGAAAGCGACCGGCACGACGCTCCTCCTCGGCTCGCTCGCGGGCTGTAGCTCCGACGGTGGCGGCGACGGAACGCCGACGGCGACCGAAACCCCGACGGCCACGGCGGAACCGTCCACCGACCCCCCGACGACGACCGACGAACCGGACCAGATGTCCGACGATGGGGACGGCTCGGGCGGCCAGACGACGGAGAGCACGGTCGTCGAGGTCGGCCCGGGCGGCGAGTACGTCTTCGAGCCCGGCACCGACGAACCGCTGTACATCACGCCCGGGACGGAGGTCCTGTTCGGCTGGGAGTCGGACAGCCACAACATCGCCGTCGAGAGCACGCCGGCCGGCTCCTCGTGGGAGGGCTACCCGGAGGTCGAGAACGCCGGGTTCACGTACCGCCACACCTTCGAGACGAAGGGCACCTTCGAGTTCCTCTGCGAGCCACACCAGAGCATCGGCATGGTCGGTGAGATAGTCGTCACCGAGACGGGAGCACCCCCCGAAACCGGGACCGAGCATCCAGATGGCCCGGTCCGCCTCGGCGACGACGGTACCGCGCAGATCAGCGTCGGTGCCGACGGCGGCTTCGTGTACGAGCCGGGCACCGAGCGCCCGGTGAGCGTCCCGCCCGGAACGCGGGTGACGTTCGTCTGGGAGTCCGACAGCCACAACGTCTACATGGAGTCGATGCCCGAGGACTCCGACTGGACGAACGAGGATGGGGTCGTCTTCGACGCCGGTCACGAACGAACCCACACCTTCGAGGCGACCGGTCGCTACGAGTTCGTCTGCCAGCCCCACGAGAGCCTCGGCGAGCGGGGCGTCTTGCTGGTCGAGTCGACTGAGTAA
- a CDS encoding PA14 domain-containing protein, giving the protein MMDDRGLNSQLAVVLIIAVAFVAAGAVFLTGASLTEVLGEPTPQAEFEFQYDAETGVLDVSHGGGESLSDTNTEAVTIQVVPADGGTRRNYTWTGSGDFEMRAGETFRLNATNSPVAGNVTYPTAFQRGDTVRVVWDAPGDDGRTAILAEYRVPTDAAPSVGLAQGLTYEYYEASSQYSSMPNFASETPERTGSTPTFDISLRDRGAEYAFRFVGYVDVPADGQYTFYTTSDDGSELYIDGNRVVDNRGLHGARERSGTVTLSAGLHPITVTHFEHTGNEVLDVSWEGPTDGKQPVPASALYTQPTTVADFDASCVGYNCSFDAGGSRDDGGTVQSYEWAFGDGTTTTTSGPTVDHEYTSGGDRTVSLTVQGSSGRSDSTSRTVTVEDLRAPDSPGSLEAGVEYEYYEGYWNSLPNFDSETPVDTGDVSNFDISVRQRDDEFAVRYTGYVEVPEDGQYTFWTGSDDGSRLAIGTEVVVDNDGTHPYEEESGTIDLEAGTHRITVTFFERTGHESLSVFWAGPSFGKEQIPDSALYRNDSSPSMANLTAQGSATVRFPAAGNAFRDTFTVRPEDGPRTGPRCTTQTTQQRSDGAPY; this is encoded by the coding sequence ATGATGGACGACCGGGGGTTGAACTCGCAGCTCGCAGTCGTACTGATCATCGCGGTAGCGTTCGTCGCGGCGGGCGCGGTGTTCCTGACCGGGGCGAGCCTGACCGAGGTACTCGGCGAGCCGACGCCGCAGGCCGAGTTCGAGTTCCAGTACGACGCGGAGACGGGTGTGCTCGACGTGTCCCACGGGGGTGGCGAGTCGCTGTCGGACACGAACACGGAGGCCGTGACCATCCAGGTGGTCCCGGCCGACGGGGGGACGCGTCGGAACTACACATGGACTGGGAGCGGCGACTTCGAGATGCGCGCGGGCGAGACGTTCCGGCTGAACGCGACGAACAGCCCCGTCGCCGGGAACGTGACGTACCCGACCGCGTTCCAGCGGGGCGACACGGTCCGTGTGGTCTGGGATGCACCGGGTGACGACGGGCGAACGGCCATCCTCGCCGAGTACCGGGTGCCGACCGATGCCGCCCCGTCGGTGGGGCTGGCACAGGGCCTCACCTACGAGTACTACGAGGCGAGCAGCCAGTACAGCTCGATGCCGAACTTCGCGAGCGAGACGCCCGAGCGGACCGGGTCGACGCCGACGTTCGACATCTCGCTCCGCGACCGTGGCGCGGAGTACGCGTTCCGGTTCGTCGGCTACGTCGACGTGCCCGCGGACGGCCAGTACACGTTCTACACGACCTCCGACGACGGGAGCGAGCTGTACATCGACGGGAATCGGGTCGTCGACAACCGGGGGCTGCACGGTGCGCGCGAGCGTTCGGGCACGGTGACGCTCTCGGCCGGTCTGCACCCAATCACAGTCACGCACTTCGAGCACACCGGCAACGAGGTGCTGGACGTGTCGTGGGAGGGCCCGACCGACGGCAAGCAGCCGGTGCCGGCGAGTGCGCTCTACACCCAGCCGACGACCGTGGCCGACTTCGACGCGAGCTGCGTCGGCTACAACTGCTCGTTCGACGCGGGCGGGTCGCGTGACGACGGCGGCACCGTCCAGTCCTACGAGTGGGCGTTCGGCGACGGCACCACGACGACCACGAGCGGGCCGACGGTCGACCACGAGTACACGTCGGGCGGTGACCGGACCGTCAGCCTGACCGTACAGGGGTCGAGCGGGCGGAGCGATTCGACCAGCCGGACCGTCACCGTCGAGGACCTGCGCGCGCCGGACTCGCCGGGCAGCCTCGAAGCCGGGGTGGAGTACGAGTACTACGAGGGCTACTGGAACAGCCTGCCGAACTTCGACAGCGAGACGCCGGTGGACACCGGCGACGTATCCAACTTCGACATCTCGGTGCGACAGCGGGACGACGAGTTCGCCGTTCGCTACACCGGCTACGTCGAGGTGCCCGAGGACGGCCAGTACACGTTCTGGACCGGTTCGGACGACGGGAGCCGGCTGGCGATCGGCACCGAGGTCGTCGTGGACAACGACGGCACCCACCCCTACGAGGAGGAGTCCGGCACCATCGACCTGGAGGCCGGCACCCACCGCATCACGGTCACGTTCTTCGAACGGACCGGGCATGAGTCGCTGTCGGTGTTCTGGGCCGGTCCGAGCTTCGGCAAGGAGCAGATCCCCGACAGCGCGCTCTACCGGAACGACAGCTCACCATCGATGGCGAACCTGACAGCGCAGGGTTCGGCGACGGTCCGGTTCCCAGCGGCCGGGAACGCGTTCAGGGATACTTTTACGGTGCGTCCTGAAGATGGACCGAGGACTGGTCCCCGATGCACGACACAGACGACACAGCAACGAAGCGACGGCGCACCGTACTGA
- a CDS encoding helix-turn-helix domain-containing protein — MAKYSTGDSSGGGDGDTCELCGAASDRLRMANVAGAELEVCPDCAPHDDAQKTTSGSSGDGSSRDRGERKRTAARNTARTSNWDGDTSHWEEGGTNYDDDQLPYLVTDYGKLLTEARQDAGLQRDELAEELDTDEADIIAVEQGRAARAGIGGGLIAKLEDRLDVQLSES, encoded by the coding sequence ATGGCGAAGTACTCGACGGGTGACTCGTCGGGTGGCGGCGACGGGGACACCTGCGAACTCTGCGGTGCGGCCAGCGACCGACTCCGGATGGCGAACGTCGCCGGAGCGGAACTGGAGGTCTGTCCCGACTGCGCCCCGCACGACGACGCCCAGAAGACTACGAGCGGTTCCAGCGGCGACGGCAGCAGCCGCGACCGCGGCGAGCGCAAGCGTACCGCCGCCCGGAACACGGCCCGCACCTCCAACTGGGACGGCGACACCTCCCACTGGGAGGAGGGCGGCACGAACTACGACGACGACCAGCTGCCCTACCTCGTCACGGACTACGGCAAGCTGCTGACCGAGGCCCGCCAGGACGCCGGCCTCCAGCGAGACGAGCTCGCCGAGGAACTGGACACCGACGAGGCCGACATCATCGCTGTCGAACAGGGCCGGGCGGCGCGTGCCGGCATCGGCGGCGGCCTCATCGCGAAGCTCGAAGACAGGCTCGACGTGCAGCTCTCCGAATCCTGA
- the glyA gene encoding serine hydroxymethyltransferase has product MDYEHVREVDPAVADALSGEVTRQNETLAMIASENHVSEAVLEAQGSALTNKYAEGYPGKRYYGGCEYADKVENLAIERAEELWGAEHVNVQPHSGTQANQAVYFAMLEPGDRILSMELSHGGHLSHGHPANFTGQLYEVESYEVDTDTGYIDYDELHAMAEEFEPDMVVSGYSAYPRTVDWERIQAAADAADALHLADIAHITGLVAGGAHPSPVGVADFVTGSTHKTIRAGRGGIVMCDEEYADDIDKAVFPGGQGGPLMHNIAGKAVGFKEALDPSFEEYAEQTVANARALADQLQEHGFSLVSGGTDNHLVLVDLRPSHPDTTGGDAEEALEDTGIVLNANTVPGETRSAFNPSGIRIGTPALTTRGFDEDDIRVVADCIAQVVDSPEDESVKTDVEATVAELCDANPLYD; this is encoded by the coding sequence ATGGACTACGAGCACGTCCGCGAGGTCGACCCGGCGGTCGCAGACGCCCTCTCAGGCGAGGTCACACGCCAGAACGAGACGCTGGCGATGATCGCCAGCGAGAATCACGTCTCCGAGGCCGTCCTGGAGGCACAGGGCTCCGCCCTGACGAACAAGTACGCCGAGGGCTACCCCGGAAAGCGCTACTACGGCGGCTGCGAGTACGCCGACAAGGTGGAGAACCTGGCCATCGAGCGCGCCGAGGAGCTCTGGGGTGCCGAGCACGTCAACGTCCAGCCCCACTCCGGCACGCAGGCCAACCAGGCGGTCTACTTCGCGATGCTCGAACCCGGCGACAGGATCCTCTCGATGGAGTTGAGCCACGGCGGCCACCTCAGCCACGGCCACCCCGCCAACTTCACCGGGCAGCTCTACGAGGTCGAATCCTACGAGGTCGACACCGACACCGGCTACATCGACTACGACGAGCTCCACGCGATGGCCGAGGAGTTCGAGCCGGACATGGTCGTCTCGGGCTACTCCGCGTACCCGCGCACGGTCGACTGGGAGCGCATCCAGGCGGCCGCCGACGCCGCGGACGCACTGCATCTCGCCGACATCGCCCACATCACCGGGCTCGTCGCCGGCGGCGCACACCCCTCGCCGGTCGGTGTCGCCGACTTCGTCACCGGCTCGACGCACAAGACCATCCGCGCCGGCCGCGGCGGCATCGTCATGTGCGACGAGGAGTACGCCGACGACATCGACAAGGCCGTCTTCCCGGGCGGGCAGGGCGGCCCGCTCATGCACAACATCGCGGGCAAGGCCGTCGGCTTCAAGGAGGCCCTCGACCCCTCGTTCGAGGAGTACGCCGAGCAGACCGTCGCCAACGCGCGGGCGCTCGCCGACCAGCTCCAGGAGCACGGCTTCAGCCTCGTCTCGGGGGGCACCGATAACCACCTCGTGCTCGTCGACCTCCGACCGTCGCACCCGGACACCACCGGCGGCGACGCCGAGGAGGCCCTGGAGGACACCGGTATCGTCCTGAACGCGAACACCGTCCCCGGCGAGACGCGCTCGGCGTTCAACCCCTCCGGCATCCGCATCGGGACGCCCGCGCTGACGACCCGTGGCTTCGACGAGGACGACATCCGCGTCGTCGCGGACTGCATCGCACAGGTCGTCGACTCGCCCGAGGACGAGTCGGTGAAGACGGACGTCGAGGCGACCGTCGCGGAGCTCTGCGACGCGAACCCGCTCTACGACTGA